One window from the genome of Anopheles merus strain MAF chromosome 3R, AmerM5.1, whole genome shotgun sequence encodes:
- the LOC121597842 gene encoding E3 ubiquitin-protein ligase lubel isoform X3 → MASSPSNRFRSGRNMPSWVTESSDRVGPPPPPPPANNDPEYEVIDVANQQQYSNAPPPVPLKSPDIKRLTVMKCDLCGSVAPVVRCEQCDQNLFCVSCDDRYHRHPKRQTHVRKPIEPPAAVAPPTPSSTVKPPLPPKGDAGSSGPLPPPRRNKRPGSFHFPSPMFGRKQDQQTIPTTVPQGQPEQQQQQKPPPPPPSPALSLREKMNSLKRFIHPSNRPLPDPPENKIHSSNSSLDTVSKRSPSIGPNRSVSSTMEKIQNNTAATLDRMTLLQQRYRQHQEAMKSDGDRSRRASLTSNTDLQRSEFGDTMPSMPNGPRSLSTSVFNLHQPPPPQPNMWGFNPLHQAQSMAHFNPMQWNQMNAWMGRGSQNGSNMSLNLPPQHGYPPQDPAGYPPGWTNTWNGMYPYPMGMMPMMPGVAMPPPRSRANSRSRAASPALSVKSRKSTMSMRNLNRNSFIDDLTDDEDSDDGFHRSRGRGGDRRRRERLNSTSSMDFDEPEPPAQSFVRASSVKHSRFNRDRRGGGSSARSLIDYPVSRKVTAPPARYDREELVRDRFDKLSVSSARKEPSDSFTNDSDLEQEGRRVTSNRSRSGNESLSSPRKINSDSMTNDSDADFERRRQAKLKAAQNNLAAARRITSYSHTNDSEPEQDRRRQQKSKPAPLPAPKKPIPSSDSDGREKQRRKSDTKKSDSGKVVAAAPKKIPSDSHTPDTDGSDQRRRFASKQQRQRKHSSTEFIANESDNERPEKVVNGLLEFRTISPTKSDSDELRHLKTVEIKNIINDTRSEVEPDNGEVPEQSPPPPALVAPDREWECEFCTYVNEPGVKICAICCKTATISAVGGGATKQDSETRSPPPDVVQEIEVPQVTEVKLQIVPPQKPANDVDDEMDTEMDQIIEGEVVSKSCSDGISEGRNRSLTPEKKQSVDIQPSFDADPVRVEKKVAKEKVSTGCGPSPPREIVGVGHSAAAGERPRHRASIGTSPPPQDMSTQTYDSFEQVRHEIATQSQHMPANETAQEQNLTPSALYKRSYSLATPQLLEVERPASRNSISSDTQSLPPSPHELSPQPGLQNSSRYHANQALNQTTTTTTQSSPSYRYGQQQQQDESLSFLDRAIHQIIQTAANQTLGAAAVATASGRTAAVPEENMYRTFNDLRRIDTITQAKVVSPQPAGGGNVPPRQPMQSKTMDDHQDPEDMPQGTEQLTEMQNGSTSKEEPSEMTLLLREAERYHFTAEELQAAMNHCGEKHPVQWLRSNWNKLIETVQTLATKYGHEKRENTIGTISTVEAREALRMHKGNIWRAITECIEQRQRKYREIASKGNFTREDIVTSLTAHHGNLELATIELSKTQLKPFLMRIWGPPSGADNDSGNLLLQQALQEDRTGISSEIQQFISAHVEQELLGTGPSEKVMQPSEPELPSAMEQADREEIEPEIQQLTEHENTKAPTPSLPEEDHLEEVCEAQSTTTTSNTEILKDIEALIMQMERKQESSNGTVLRNIQQLLSQLVDAEPNSRSPSATSIRSQASDQRIMSKSPIPVRNGKQPDHLPDPNRSIEDDVRDFVQENIQDILPNLVQQVRQELDAVKVNLQTKPKSLEDDIRETLMRAEYSENDYSNIHYFPFDKTPEPPVHFPERQQTSKVSVQPSVANDTDEYANIQKFLERAIRNEKTTTVFDQMKRSNYLIDSSSDEARQTAESTDYYDLVSINEKLMHLFTKTPSKESQPVQQHEEASKTSHPEGSSSTTKVQSHDQTATEEATRTPQGPEEPIPQESPQMEKKGVKKRRGSRIPVNKNNYLYRRPVKSSSESDFEVLATNAKQNQSSIAAIDHVEEMRHVVENIERIEQTMDVEDAPEDEDDQEDFELIDEPIYINLPPKKESEAENVEQLKEVEDTTTMPQQASPVAESTTFVEPIKDHHTESVMQDLTQDISTPQVLPQQSVEATDAVNQPILEEQKLQDSTPAISNTIQEPPIQPVESNTAAASIAHVVEEPKPIQPQDSASQASNENQQQPIPAPSAEENIQTHELPITASNETNGHVQEEPQPTVIAETPVVASETIASSSAPNESIAVKSEPPTNDSLPDNSNNISEADQQDDVISHSSKLANNLSELVLDTKRLIQQMKDEINSDIATFNEDDAAYEEDYYEDEYEDEWEGEEEEEEWDSNEEYDVDENGDFYEYEDDDDDGSVMFSETIIDSAKSRDAEQPPNEMIPVQEPPQMIMPMINMAIVRENERNSASEVSDLPLDSDFNDAMSVIEQSVGELRNMLHLTEEALGPLDLANPLHHASSVETLQNSPEQSEISEITLVPEYHNTTAEESSEPTLVADENVPLTMKDVQTLMNAKAVIGGFIKNVQKIEQTVEEQLQDNALPIEESPIVIYDSVKTSSTETTDNKPPSVIERNVPNGTAAILEEPVNTIDETVVNSSTGVMHSNINSAVQAENLEGVVHMSDGTEASQPAASSPHQPLLSEDNSSVVSSVPLSKASVQEPILTDAPTTHGQLSNGVNGNMATTNEAGHVTEEITQEGGLGILASSTSHADSQPVQATPNSQNISVNNSAIPEYVNADALQSIHGNGSGAPIPEYATVFKASSKLQEIETTNDLTQQPPASIGTTLNTSSEHPATSQEEAGLVNGTELRVTITEDASVPATSESYTVEQPREATVNSQELQVSVESAIDDHLDHLASESLKMTNDITQTTLQSIQPESTQNQLGPGDLANTSNNPIPMTDGDVQSLPHQSTTTNVTTEQQPPEPNANNLPNGNASDGHRTQSRASSEEPSSSFVEIQPSQVIIHTPQTETQPQVVPPEAPPRTTNIYQNVDLHPSASSISPTATTITTTSTTTTTTTTPMKSPPTRSKSKASKLTVKVTNAASSQSEDGASPTTPPTPTGQKANAKATASKTKTESKKKSTSTTSSPTADTNGRRPSVTRKKSIGGVFGPVQTNTVKNMQKEFLNKAKESPKPSTSKVAPKPAKLVQPKAFTARSSTTPTASTSKASTPASEDASTSARSTPGLNDANEPQPGSSRDTTYMCEKLMKKKYRETCFSDEYQTTDDEDESHMTVTESERTIIKSLVKPYEPNNEPPEVQAKQLMEDGLVQTLAQAELAVQLIELRYAKDNAIWAATQCHTIDDAKDLLQKECELCLGVFPMNEIISMLKCTHTCCFECAKEYFTQEITNRSITNCNCPYCKEPDLNGPEVTEDDVLEYFSNLDILLKNIVDEEVHDLFQRKIRDRTLTKDPNFKWCVHCSSGFFARPKQRRLVCPDCGSITCASCRKAWEAQHEGLTCEKFAEWKEANDPELQAEGVQRHLQTHGISCPNCKFRYSLARGGCMHFTCTQCKFEFCYGCNKPFMMGAKCSVSPYCAKLGLHAHHPRNCLFYLRDKEPRDLQNLLLMNNVSFDTEPSEQMKQELANGESTSMKCPIPLQKETPAGLMDMICSADVPEKHAGLCRTHYVEYLVGTVSKAQIDPLPILDLTDCVQELRRRGIPLPERGPWDTDEIYREMCQKLVKDKIPLDN, encoded by the exons ATGGCTTCGAGTCCTTCAAACCGATTTCGGAGCGGGCGCAACATGCCATCATGGGTG ACCGAAAGCAGTGATCGGGTAGGACCGccgcctccaccaccaccggccaaTAACGATCCCGAGTATGAGGTCATCGATGTGGCGAACCAGCAGCAATACTCGAATGCTCCACCTCCAGTGCCGCTCAAATCTCCAG ACATCAAACGGCTGACCGTGATGAAGTGCGATTTGTGCGGTTCCGTCGCGCCCGTCGTCCGGTGCGAGCAGTGCGACCAGAACCTGTTCTGTGTGTCCTGCGACGATCGCTACCACCGACACCCGAAACGCCAAACACACGTCAGAAAG CCGATTGAACCGCCCGCGGCGGTTGCGCCACCGACCCCCAGCAGCACGGTCAAGCCTCCGCTGCCACCGAAGGGTGACGCCGGATCGAGcgggccgctgccgccgccgagAAGGAACAAGCGTCCCGGAAGCTTCCACTTTCCCAGTCCCATGTTTGGCCGCAAGCAGGACCAGCAG ACAATCCCTACAACAGTGCCACAAGGGCagccggagcagcagcagcaacaaaaacctccgccaccgccgccgagTCCGGCGCTTTCCTTGCGGGAAAAGATGAACTCCCTCAAACGCTTCATACATCCCTCAAACAGGCCCTTACCCGATCCTCCGGAGAATAAAATTCATT CTTCCAACTCATCACTGGACACCGTCTCGAAGCGCTCGCCGTCGATCGGGCCCAACAGATCCGTTTCGAGCACGATGGAAAAGATCCAGAACAATACGGCGGCCACGCTGGACCGCATgacgctgctgcagcagcgctACCGGCAGCACCAAGAGGCGATGAAGTCGGATGGAGATCGCAGCAGACGCGCCAGTCTGACGTCCAACACGGACCTGCAG CGCTCGGAGTTTGGCGACACGATGCCTTCGATGCCGAACGGGCCAAGGAGTCTCAGCACGTCTGTGTTCAATCTGCAccagccgccaccaccgcaGCCGAACATGTGGGGCTTCAATCCGTTGCATCAG GCTCAGTCAATGGCACACTTCAATCCGATGCAGTGGAATCAGATGAACGCCTGGATGGGACGTGGATCGCAGAACGGTTCCAACATGAGTCTCAACCTACCGCCACAGCATGGCTATCCGCCACAAGATCCTGCCGGATATCCACCAGGCTGGACCAACACTTGGAATGGAATGTATCCATACCCGATGGGCATGATGCCGATGATGCCAG GAGTAGCCATGCCACCGCCGCGATCCCGTGCCAACTCACGATCTCGTGCCGCCTCACCAGCACTGAGCGTCAAATCGCGCAAGTCCACCATGTCGATGCGCAACCTCAACCGAAACAGTTTCATCGACGATCTTACCGATGACGAAGATTCGGACGACGGGTTCCATCGCTCGCGCGGGCGTGGTGGTGATCGACGACGCCGCGAGCGTCTCAACTCCACCAGCAGTATGGACTTTGATGAGCCAGAACCTCCAGCACAGTCCTTCGTGCGTGCATCGAGCGTGAAGCATTCGCGCTTCAACCGTGATCGTCGTGGTGGAGGGTCTTCGGCCCGTTCGCTGATCGATTATCCCGTGTCGAGGAAGGTCACAGCTCCACCAGCTCGGTACGATCGCGAGGAGCTGGTGCGCGATCGTTTCGACAAGCTGTCCGTGTCGTCGGCCCGCAAAGAGCCGTCGGATTCCTTCACAAACGATTCCGATCTCGAGCAGGAAGGACGTCGAGTCACCTCCAATCGGTCTCGCTCGGGCAACGAGAGTCTCAGTTCACCGCGCAagatcaactccgactccatGACGAATGATTCCGATGCCGACTTTGAGCGCAGACGTCAGGCCAAACTGAAGGCGGCTCAGAACAATCTCGCTGCCGCGCGGCGCATCACGTCCTACTCGCACACGAACGACTCCGAGCCGGAACAGGATCGACGAAGACAGCAGAAGAGCAAGCCGGCTCCATTGCCAGCGCCCAAAAAGCCGATACCAAGCTCCGATTCGGATGGACGTGAGAAACAGCGCAGAAAGAGTGACACCAAGAAGAGTGACAGTGGAAAGGTTGTCGCAGCCGCGCCCAAGAAGATTCCCTCCGACTCGCACACACCGGATACGGATGGTTCGGACCAGAGGAGACGCTTTGCCTCGAAACAACAGAGACAACGCAAGCACTCAAGCACCGAGTTCATCGCCAACGAGTCGGACAATGAACGGCCGGAAAAGGTCGTCAATGGGCTGCTGGAGTTCCGCACCATATCGCCCACGAAGTCGGACTCGGACGAACTGCGGCATCTGAAAACGGTCGAGATTAAGAACATCATCAACGACACCCGCTCGGAGGTGGAGCCCGATAATGGAGAAGTGCCAGAACagtcaccaccaccgccagcccTCGTTGCGCCGGATCGTGAGTGGGAGTGCGAGTTTTGCACGTACGTCAACGAGCCTGGCGTGAAGATCTGTGCCATCTGCTGCAAAACCGCCACCATCAGTGCGGTGGGTGGTGGTGCCACGAAGCAGGACAGTGAGACCCGTTCACCGCCTCCGGATGTAGTGCAGGAGATCGAGGTGCCGCAAGTTACCGAGGTGAAGCTGCAAATCGTACCGCCCCAGAAGCCCGCCAACG ATGTTGACGACGAGATGGACACCGAGATGGACCAGATAATCGAGGGCGAGGTTGTGTCGAAGTCGTGTAGCGATGGTATTAGTGAAGGGCGGAATCGATCCCTTACTCCCGAGAAGAAACAATCGGTTGACATACAGCCAAGCTTCGATGCAGATCCTGTCCGCGTTGAGAAAAAGGTTGCGAAAGAGAAGGTATCCACGGGTTGTGGTCCTTCGCCGCCGAGGGAAATTGTTGGGGTTGGCCATTCAGCGGCTGCAGGAGAAAGGCCACGTCATAGGGCTTCTATCGGCACATCACCACCGCCCCAGGATATGTCCACGCAG ACATATGATTCATTCGAGCAGGTGCGTCATGAAATTGCCACACAAAGTCAACATATGCCGGCCAATGAAACGGCCCAGGAGCAGAACCTCACGCCTTCAGCACTTTACAAGCGATCCTATTCGCTCGCCACACCACAACTGCTCGAAGTTGAACGCCCTGCCAGTCGCAACAGCATCTCTAGTGATACGCAG AGcctaccaccatcaccacacgAACTGAGCCCGCAGCCCGGTCTGCAGAACTCGTCACGGTATCACGCAAATCAGGCACTGAATcaaacgaccaccaccaccactcaaTCATCCCCATCCTATCGTTAcggccagcaacagcagcaggatgAAAGCCTATCCTTCCTGGACCGTGCCATCCATCAGATCATCCAAACAGCCGCTAATCAGACactcggtgctgctgctgtcgctacTGCCTCCGGCCGCACTGCAGCTGTTCCCGAGGAGAACATGTATCGCACATTTAACGATCTACGCCGCATCGATACGATCACGCAGGCAAAGGTCGTCAGTCCGCAGCCGGCTGGCGGTGGAAATGTGCCACCCAGACAACCAATG CAATCGAAAACGATGGACGATCATCAAGATCCTGAAGATATGCCGCAAGGTACAGAGCAACTGACAGAGATGCAAAATGGATCTACATCCAAAGAGGAACCTTCCGAGATGACTCTTCTTCTGCGG GAAGCAGAACGCTATCACTTCACAGCCGAAGAGTTGCAGGCAGCGATGAATCACTGTGGCGAAAAGCATCCGGTCCAGTGGCTGCGCAGCAATTGGAACAAACTAATCGAAACCGTTCAAACGTTGGCCACCAAGTACGGGCACGAGAAGCGCGAGAACACCATCGGAACCATTTCGACGGTGGAGGCCCGAGAGGCGCTCCGAATGCACAAGGGCAACATCTGGCGTGCGATCACTGAGTGCATCGAGCAGCGACAGCGCAAGTATCGCGAGATCGCCTCGAAGGGTAACTTCACGCGCGAGGACATCGTCACAAGCCTGACGGCCCACCATGGCAATCTTGAGCTGGCGACGATTGAGCTAAGCAAAACGCAGCTCAAACCGTTCCTGATGCGCATCTGGGGTCCACCGAGCGGGGCCGACAACGACAGTGGCAacttgctgctgcagcaagcGCTGCAGGAGGATCGAACTGGAATCA GCAGTGAAATTCAACAGTTTATCAGTGCCCATGTAGAACAGGAGCTGCTTGGTACTGGGCCATCGGAAAAAGTTATGCAACCATCAGAACCCGAACTACCGAGCGCGATGGAGCAAGCTGACAGAGAAGAAATCGAGCCAGAAATACAACAACTAACTGAACATGAGAACACTAAAGCACCAACTCCATCACTGCCGGAAGAGGATCATCTTGAAGAGGTATGTGAAGCGCAATCCACCACGACCACTTCCAATACGGAAATATTAAAGGATATTGAGGCACTTATCATGCAAATGGAGCGAAAGCAAGAGTCCTCCAACGGTACGGTACTACGCAACATCCAGCAACTGCTCAGCCAACTCGTCGACGCTGAACCCAACTCTAGGTCCCCGTCGGCCACATCGATACGGTCTCAGGCAAGTGATCAGCGTATCATGAGCAAAAGTCCCATTCCCGTGCGCAATGGCAAGCAACCCGATCATCTGCCCGATCCAAACCGATCCATCGAGGACGATGTACGTGACTTTGTACAAGAGAACATACAGGACATTCTGCCGAACCTGGTTCAACAGGTACGGCAGGAACTGGACGCGGTGAAAGTGAATTTACAGACGAAACCGAAATCATTGGAGGACGACATACGCGAGACGTTGATGAGGGCCGAATACTCTGAGAACGACTACAGCAACATTCATTACTTTCCATTCGATAAGACGCCCGAACCGCCTGTACATTTCCCCGAGCGTCAGCAAACGAGTAAGGTGTCGGTACAGCCATCGGTAGCCAACGACACAGACGAGTATGCTAATATTCAAAAGTTTCTGGAGCGAGCCATACGAAACGAGAAAACCACTACCGTGTTTGATCAGATGAAGCGTAGCAACTATCTTATCGATAGCAGCTCCGACGAAGCACGACAAACGGCGGAGTCTACGGATTATTACGATCTGGTATCGATCAACGAGAAATTGATGCATCTGTTCACTAAGACTCCTTCGAAGGAGTCCCAACCAGTGCAACAACATGAGGAAGCATCAAAGACTTCTCATCCAGAGGGAAGTTCATCAACTACGAAAGTTCAGAGCCACGATCAAACAGCTACTGAAGAAGCTACACGAACTCCGCAAGGTCCAGAAGAGCCAATACCACAAGAAAGTCcgcaaatggaaaagaaaggcGTTAAGAAACGTCGTGGATCACGTATTCCAGTCAACAAGAACAATTATCTCTACAGGCGTCCAGTGAAAAGCTCTTCGGAAAGTGACTTTGAAGTATTGGCCACAAATGCAAAACAGAATCAATCGTCGATAGCGGCTATAGATCATGTGGAAGAAATGCGACATGTGGTTGAGAATATCGAGCGTATCGAGCAGACGATGGACGTGGAAGACGCTCCTGAAGACGAAGACGATCAAGAAGATTTTGAGTTAATTGATGAGCCAATCTACATAAACCTTCCTCCGAAAAAAGAATCAGAAGCTGAAAATGTGGAACAGTTGAAAGAGGTTGAAGATACAACTACAATGCCACAACAAGCTTCTCCAGTTGCAGAGTCTACCACGTTCGTTGAACCTATTAAGGATCATCATACTGAGTCCGTCATGCAGGATCTTACGCAAGATATCTCAACACCTCAAGTACTTCCACAACAGTCAGTTGAGGCTACGGATGCTGTCAATCAGCCGATTCTGGAAGAACAAAAGCTACAAGACTCTACACCAGCCATATCAAACACGATTCAAGAGCCTCCTATACAACCAGTGGAATctaatactgctgctgcttctatCGCTCATGTTGTTGAAGAACCAAAACCAATTCAGCCACAAGATTCTGCCTCACAAGCCTCAAATGAAAATCAGCAGCAGCCTATTCCAGCGCCATCTGCAGAGGAAAACATACAAACTCATGAGCTCCCAATCACCGCTTCAAATGAAACTAATGGCCATGTACAAGAAGAGCCTCAACCAACTGTTATTGCTGAAACACCAGTTGTGGCAAGTGAGACCATAGCTAGTTCCTCTGCTCCGAATGAGTCAATAGCTGTCAAATCTGAACCACCCACAAACGATTCATTGCCGGATAATTCAAACAACATCTCGGAAGCAGATCAGCAAGACGATGTTATAAGCCATAGCTCCAAACTGGCAAACAATCTATCCGAACTTGTGCTGGATACGAAACGGCTCATACAACAAATGAAGGATGAGATCAACTCGGACATTGCAACGTTCAATGAGGACGATGCTGCTTACGAGGAAGATTACTACGAAGATGAATACGAAGACGAATGGGAAGgtgaagaggaggaagaagagtGGGATTCTAACGAGGAGTACGATGTGGACGAGAATGGCGATTTTTATGAgtatgaagatgatgatgatgatggatcgGTCATGTTTTCCGAAACCATCATTGATTCCGCCAAATCGAGAGATGCTGAGCAACCGCCCAATGAAATGATACCAGTCCAAGAACCTCCACAAATGATCATGCCCATGATCAACATGGCGATCGTAAGAGAAAACGAACGGAACAGTGCGTCCGAGGTGAGCGATCTCCCACTGGACAGTGATTTCAATGATGCTATGAGTGTGATTGAACAGTCGGTAGGCGAGCTACGAAACATGTTGCACTTGACTGAGGAAGCTTTAGGACCGCTGGATCTGGCCAACCCACTGCATCATGCTTCCAGTGTGGAGACGCTACAGAATAGTCCGGAACAGAGTGAAATTAGTGAGATTACACTCGTTCCCGAGTACCATAACACGACGGCAGAAGAATCGAGTGAACCTACGCTCGTGGCAGACGAGAATGTTCCGCTGACGATGAAGGATGTGCAAACATTAATGAACGCCAAAGCAGTCATTGgtggttttataaaaaatgtgcaaaaaatagAGCAAACGGTTGAAGAACAGTTGCAAGATAATGCACTACCGATCGAGGAATCTCCGATAGTGATTTACGATTCTGTGAAGACATCCTCAACAGAAACTACGGATAACAAGCCACCATCTGTGATCGAAAGGAATGTTCCGAATGGAACGGCAGCAATTTTGGAAGAGCCAGTAAACACAATCGACGAGACAGTTGTGAATAGCAGCACCGGAGTAATGCATTCTAATATCAACTCTGCGGTTCAAGCAGAGAACTTGGAAGGTGTTGTCCACATGTCAGATGGCACAGAGGCCAGCCAACCAGCTGCCTCATCACCTCATCAACCGCTGTTATCTGAAGATAATAGCAGCGTTGTTTCTTCCGTTCCATTGTCAAAAGCATCTGTACAAGAACCTATTCTCACCGACGCCCCAACGACACACGGTCAGTTAAGCAACGGTGTAAATGGAAATATGGCTACAACCAATGAAGCGGGACATGTTACAGAGGAAATCACACAAGAAGGTGGCTTGGGTATTCTGGCTTCCTCCACAAGCCATGCAGACTCACAGCCAGTCCAAGCAACGCCCAACTCCCAGAATATTTCAGTGAACAATAGTGCAATACCTGAGTACGTTAATGCGGATGCTTTACAATCGATTCACGGAAATGGTTCCGGTGCACCTATCCCTGAATATGCTACAGTATTTAAGGCAAGTTCGAAGCTTCAAGAAATCGAGACTACTAATGACTTGACCCAACAGCCACCAGCTTCTATTGGAACAACTCTGAACACAAGCAGTGAACATCCTGCTACAAGCCAAGAAGAAGCAGGTCTTGTAAATGGGACAGAATTGAGGGTAACCATTACCGAAGATGCTTCAGTACCAGCAACTTCAGAATCGTACACCGTGGAGCAGCCGCGTGAAGCTACCGTTAACTCACAAGAACTTCAAGTTTCTGTTGAGTCTGCAATAGATGATCACCTCGATCATCTAGCTAGTGAAAGCTTGAAAATGACGAATGACATCACTCAAACTACTCTGCAAAGTATTCAACCAGAATCTACACAAAACCAACTAGGTCCTGGTGATCTTGCAAACACATCGAACAATCCCATCCCCATGACGGACGGTGACGTTCAATCACTACCACATCAATCCACCACCACTAACGTCACCACTGAACAACAACCACCAGAACCAAACGCAAATAATTTACCTAATGGAAATGCTTCGGACGGTCACAGGACACAATCGCGTGCCTCCTCTGAGGAGCCTTCATCTAGCTTCGTTGAGATACAACCATCGCAGGTCATCATTCACACACCTCAAACGGAAACGCAACCGCAAGTCGTTCCGCCCGAAGCTCCACCGCGTACCACAAACATCTACCAGAATGTGGACCTTCATCCTTCTGCTTCATCCATCTCCCCCACTGCAACTACCAttaccaccacctccaccaccactaccaccactactacccCCATGAAGAGCCCACCCACTCGATCAAAATCGAAAGCTTCCAAACTAACCGTTAAAGTTACAAACGCTGCTTCTTCGCAGTCGGAGGATGGTGCCTCACCGACAACACCACCAACTCCCACTGGCCAGAAGGCTAACGCCAAAGCAACCGCTTCCAAAACTAAAACCGAAAGTAAAAAGAAATCCACCAGCACCACATCGTCCCCCACGGCCGATACCAACGGTCGGCGACCATCGGTCACGCGCAAAAAATCGATCGGCGGTGTGTTTGGCCCGGTACAAACCAACACGGTCAAGAACATGCAGAAAGAGTTCCTAAACAAGGCGAAGGAATCGCCCAAACCGAGCACATCCAAGGTTGCTCCCAAGCCGGCCAAGCTCGTTCAGCCCAAGGCGTTTACCGCTCGCTCATCGACTACACCGACTGCCTCAACCAGCAAGGCATCCACCCCGGCGTCGGAGGACGCGAGCACATCGGCCAGATCCACGCCCGGTCTCAACGATGCGAACGAACCACAGCCGGGCAGCTCGCGCGACACGACCTACATGTGCGAGAAGTTGATGAAGAAAAAGTACCGCGAAACGTGCTTCAGCGATGAGTACCAAACGACGGACGATGAGGACGAAAGCCACATGACGGTCACGGAAAGCGAGCGCACCATTATCAAGAGCCTCGTGAAACCGTACGAACCGAACAATGAGCCACCAGAA GTGCAAGCAAAACAGTTGATGGAAGATGGTCTTGTGCAAACGCTCGCACAAGCAGAGCTTGCGGTGCAGTTGATCGAGTTGCGGTACGCCAAAGACAACGCCATCTGGGCCGCAACGCAGTGTCACACGATCGACGATGCGAAAGATCTGCTGCAAAAGGAGTGCGAGCTTTGTCTGGGTGTATTCCCAATGAACGAAATCATCTCGATGCTCAAATGTACTCACACCTGCTGCTTTGAGTGCGCCAAGGAGTACTTCACACAGGAGATTACCAACCGTTCCATCACGAACTGTAACTGCCCGTACTGTAAGGAGCCTGATCTAAATGGACCAGAAGTTACGGAAGACGACGTGCTGGAGTATTTCTCCAATCTGGACATTCTTCTGAAGAACATCGTCGACGAGGAGGTGCACGATCTGTTCCAGCGTAAGATCCGCGATCGAACACTAACCAAAGATCCAAACTTCAAGTGGTGCGTCCATTGCTCGAGTGGATTCTTTGCCCGGCCGAAGCAGCGACGACTTGTCTGCCCGGATTGTGGTTCAATCACTTGTGCCTCATGTCGTAAGGCG TGGGAAGCTCAACATGAGGGACTAACATGCGAGAAATTTGCCGAGTGGAAGGAAGCCAACGATCCCGAACTGCAGGCCGAAGGTGTCCAGCGTCATCTGCAAACGCACGGTATCAGCTGCCCGAACTGCAAGTTCCGGTACTCCCTCGCACGTGGCGGTTGTATGCACTTTACCTGTACGCAGTGCAAGTTTGAGTTCTGTTACGGCTGTAACAAGCCGTTTATGATGGGTGCGAAATGTAGCGTATCTCCGTACTGCGCCAAGCTGGGATTGCATGCACATCATCCGCGAAACTGTCTGTTCTATCTGCGCGACAAGGAACCAAGAGATCTACAAAACTTGCTTCTG ATGAACAACGTATCGTTTGATACGGAACCGTCGGAGCAGATGAAACAGGAGTTGGCGAATGGAGAGAGCACCAGCATGAAGTGTCCCATTCCATTGCAAAAGGAAACACCAGCTGGTCTGATGGATATGATCTGCAGCGCAGATGTCCCCGAAAAACATGCCGGATTGTGCAG AACCCATTACGTTGAATATTTGGTCGGTACGGTATCGAAAGCGCAGATCGATCCGCTACCGATACTGGATCTAACCGATTGTGTCCAAGAGTTGCGCCGCCGCGGCATTCCGCTCCCGGAACGGGGTCCTTGGGACACCGATGAAATTTATCGGGAAATGTGCCAGAAG CTCGTTAAGGACAAAATTCCTTTGGATAACTGA